In Planococcus citri chromosome 4, ihPlaCitr1.1, whole genome shotgun sequence, the genomic window ACCGTTAGGAGGTATAGGTGGTGGCACTATAGGACGTGGATTCAAAGGAGAATTTTGTAGACTACAAATGAAACCTGGTATATACGAATACGATATTATAGACGCCGATCAGTTCATCGTCACTGTACGTGATTCGAAAGAGGTTACCATCTATCAGAACGTCTTATCAACCAGCAGGTACTTCATATCGTCAAGATAGTTTCATTATTTCGTATTTAAATTCATTatcaatattcaatattcaCCGAGTATATTTTATTTCACAGTGGTCCTCAATCGGGTAACTTGAGTTATTGGAAATGGAATTTTCCTGGTGAGAATGCCGAATACACAGCTCTCTATCCGCGTTCTTGGACTAAATACTACATTCCCGAATGTAAAATTGAACTTATTTGTAGACAAGTCTCACCTGTGATACCTCATAATTATAAAGTTAGCAGATTGTTTTACAATGATAACAAATTCTTTGATAAGTAAACTAAACTCGAATCGGTCACTTTATAGGATAGCTGCTTACCAGGAGGAGTATTGATCTGGACggttcgaaatttcaattctgaagatCTCAAAGTATCGATAACATTTTGTATGAAAGGGTACAAAGGTAAACGACAAAAACACATTagctgattgaaattttcaattcgtagatactaattttgaaatactttgtTTATAAATCACAGGAGCCAACGAATGTGGTAGTTTTACGTACGACAGCGATGACAGCAAAGTAACCGGAGTCGAAATctttaataaaataaactcgTCTAAATGTACCTACGTTATTGGTGTTAAAGAAGATGTAAGAATGTGAAATTGGCCAAGTCTTTCTTTCATTATTAAATTCAGTTTACCATATCGACGCTTGATTATTTTTACAGCCTGATGTCAACGTTACCAGTTCGTGTTTCAATCCCAAAGGATCCGGTGTAACGTTATGGGATAAGTTGAGAGAAAAAGGCGGGTTTTCTGGAAAACTAGCTTCTCATGTACGTGAGTATTTATTTCAGAATTAATCCAAGTCGTATTACTCGTAGGATCGGTATTAATTCGATatttgtttttgatatttttcgccTTCAGAAGAAGGACAAAAAGGTATTCGATAAATCAGTTCTAAAAACGAAGTAAATACGTCGAATCTAACTCTTTctattatttcgttttttaatcTAGAATACTTCGGTGATATTGCCGGCGCCGTATGTGCTCAAATAAATGTCCCCGTCGATACAGAGAGAAACTTGGAATTTGCTTTAATATGGCACATGCCTTTTGTACAATTTCGTAATAAGCTGGCCACTTACGAACGGTAATACGATTAAATTTGATAAGCTGGTGTGACGTAGTAGATTACAATTATCCATTCGTAGCGTGCGAAATTAATTCTTCCGTTTGGAACGTTCGTTTTCGATTGCAGATATTACACCAAGTATTTCGGCAACGACGACGCGGCCGGAATAATAATGTGTCATTACGCATTAACGCATTATCCGCAATGGGAAAAAGACATCGATAATTGGCAGAATCCTGTTCTAAACGAGAGGTACGTATTCGAGTGTATCGACGAAAAAAATTAGCagagtgtttaaaattttactattgAGGATATCGATTGACGACGAAGCTACGAGTAAGCTGCTGTCGAcgagttgaaaatgaatattttaatgaCGAATCGATTTATGCTGCGGTTCAGTTGGTTATTTTTGGAAGAGTGGAATATTTTGGTCTTGGATGAAAACTGAGGGTACTcataatggtttttttttggggggggggggcgatttttttctgaacacgAAGGAAATTTCGATACATAGTGTTCGTAcgattaataataatttctccaaaaatggaaatttcaattcattcttCTTTTCTGTTTGCTTCCAGTGCACTACCAGATTGGTATAAAAGCGCCATATTCAACGAACTGTATTTCATATCAGACGGTGGCACGATTTGGGTTAACGCAGACACAGACGAAAATAAATTACAGGTCACAGACGTGAGGTAATTCATCTCATCTCGCCGGAGATTTAAACCAACAATGTTTCGTCATCTGATCGAACGATTACTAATTCGAATTGTTTACAGAAAGGAATTTGGAAGATTTGCTTACCTCGAAGGTCACGAATATCGTATGTACAACACGTACGACGTACATTTCTACGCTTCGTTCGCTTTGGCAGATTTATGGCCTAAATTACAACTCGGAGTCCAGTACGATTTTCGCGATGCTGTCACCGTTGTGGATGATTCCTGGCAGTGGTTTTTGTTCAATGGACACATTGGACATAGGAAGGAAGCTAATTGTATTCCTCACGATATCGGCGATCCTGGTGAGAAGCGAGGTCTTCGTAAATGCTAACTTGAAATGGATCtgtaaaaaattaacgaattgttgaaattcattcgCAGAGGAAGAACCATTCATACGAATCAACTCGTACCCAGTGCACGACGTCACCGACTGgaaagatttgaatttgaaattcgttTTGCAATGTTATCGAGACTACGTTTATACCAAAGACGATATTTACCTGAAGGATATGTGGCCTCAGGTGAAACTTATTATGAACTGTTGCCTCAAATGGGATGCAGATAACGATGGTATGATCGAAAACGGCGGATTCCCAGATCAGACGTATGATGCTTGGACAATGAGTGGTGTTAGGTGAGTGAATCTGAATTGATTGATTCGtcgctagtttttttttcttcgatccTGATCTAATCTAGTATATTTGATGATTGTGCAGTGCATATTGCGGAGGTTTATGGCTTGCAGCGTTACGTGTTACAGTTGAAATGGCTGCGACTCTTGACGATAAAGGTACCAAGGAGAAATTCACACCGGTATTGACGCAAGCTAAATCTGtgtacaataaaaaattatggaatgGTGAGTTTTTAatcgatgaattatttttaaaaaaaaaactaaatcatCGTCTCTATGATATATATATTTTCTTATCATCTAACCAGGAAATTACTACGATTTCGATTCGAGCCAGGCAGAAGACGCCAAAGCAATAATGGCCGATCAATTATGCGGAATGTGGTACTTACAAGCGAGTGGAATCACGGAACCGGTAAGTAAATCAGCTTCCAAAATACTCGAATAAAATCGCCATCCTTCGAATAACTCATTCCTCTGATTGCAGATATTACCGACGGAGAATGTTCGTAAAGCTCTCCACACCATCTACGAAAACAACGTGAAACGATTCAAAAATGGCGAAAGTGGAGCTGTAAACGGAATGCTACCGAATGGTCACGTCGATAAAAGCTCGGTTCAAAGTCAAGAAGTATGGACTGGAGTAACATACGGTCTAGCTTCGCATTTAATTttcatggtaaaattttgtaattttcgttACGAATTATTCTGGTTTTGACTGGTTGGCTAACAATGATTCTTAAATGCACAGGGTATGAAAGAAGAAGGATTACATACAGCCAAAGGAGTATATGAAACTGTGTACAATAAAATAGGAATGGCGTTCGAAACGCCGGAAGCGTTATATGAAAACAGATACATTCGATCGGTCGGCTACATGAGACCTTTGAGTATCTGGTCTATTCAGAAAGCAttacaaaaagagaaaaacgagTAGATAATTACTCAACGGATGATCTCTTCTAATGCTCGGATTGTGTATAGTGAattatgattctttttttttaacgagaAAGTACCTAATCGGTTTTGTTGTtgcgattttatttttgatttcacgtTTACGCTTTCGTAgtgatatttttgtttcttttgtttttatttttacatgttttgtTATCGTCATCAATTTTGAAGTATGTTCAGTATTTGTTATTAGGAATATATACCTACGAATCGATATTGTAATGTTGGTGTTCAAGTGTTTATAAGTGATTGATCACAGCAATCGTGTGTGTTTGAGTGTAATTTACCATTCGTTTCTCGTACTTTGAATCTATAATATCGATCGGAGTAGttaaattgtttgtttttttatcgtAGAATTTGCATATCGTTTATTTTATTATCCTACGTTAATTTCTattcctttttattttattcgaatgttatatttattttttccttgatTTTAAGCATTTAAGTGAGAGATTTTCAATGTcaattgtgatgaaaaatgtaGTTTTATTATGATTATACTGATTATACGAACCAAAAAATACTGAATGAGTCATTgaacttgatattttttaaacgctGGCGACAGTTTCCAAATCATCTCGAGGGCAGAACCAACTGCAAATGACaattgaccagcttttttcaaaattaataaatccaaaaaatcaaaaaataaccgtttgtgaagaaattaaacttgttaaacaggtcgagtataatacacaactcgatttttagctgcccaacttcatatttacgccttctggagcaaattcaaaattctggagaaattcaaaaatcgcgctgaatggctggaaattgtgaaatttggatttgggggttaagttagttttggacaaaatacagtgattcgcatgaatttcaaaaatttccacacaaacgagaaacttttgatttttttgatttttcaattttgaaaaagctggtcaaaaaatcacttttgaggtttcactctcaaaatcggctcaaatgtagataaactcgttaaacaggt contains:
- the LOC135845658 gene encoding non-lysosomal glucosylceramidase-like isoform X2; translated protein: MNTSKSSNSIPAFGWKVKLNHVFPEKRDQNFTPSFRIVFSLIRLIIRYLLYQFWCYFHRRKPVMDYIFTIVPKQIYGVPLGGIGGGTIGRGFKGEFCRLQMKPGIYEYDIIDADQFIVTVRDSKEVTIYQNVLSTSSGPQSGNLSYWKWNFPGENAEYTALYPRSWTKYYIPECKIELICRQVSPVIPHNYKDSCLPGGVLIWTVRNFNSEDLKVSITFCMKGYKGANECGSFTYDSDDSKVTGVEIFNKINSSKCTYVIGVKEDPDVNVTSSCFNPKGSGVTLWDKLREKGGFSGKLASHVQYFGDIAGAVCAQINVPVDTERNLEFALIWHMPFVQFRNKLATYERYYTKYFGNDDAAGIIMCHYALTHYPQWEKDIDNWQNPVLNESALPDWYKSAIFNELYFISDGGTIWVNADTDENKLQVTDVRKEFGRFAYLEGHEYRMYNTYDVHFYASFALADLWPKLQLGVQYDFRDAVTVVDDSWQWFLFNGHIGHRKEANCIPHDIGDPEEEPFIRINSYPVHDVTDWKDLNLKFVLQCYRDYVYTKDDIYLKDMWPQVKLIMNCCLKWDADNDGMIENGGFPDQTYDAWTMSGVSAYCGGLWLAALRVTVEMAATLDDKGTKEKFTPVLTQAKSVYNKKLWNGNYYDFDSSQAEDAKAIMADQLCGMWYLQASGITEPILPTENVRKALHTIYENNVKRFKNGESGAVNGMLPNGHVDKSSVQSQEVWTGVTYGLASHLIFMGMKEEGLHTAKGVYETVYNKIGMAFETPEALYENRYIRSVGYMRPLSIWSIQKALQKEKNE
- the LOC135845658 gene encoding non-lysosomal glucosylceramidase-like isoform X1 — encoded protein: MNTSKSSNSIPAFGWKVKLNHVFPEKRDQNFTPSFRIVFSLIRLIIRYLLYQFWCYFHRRKPVMDYIFTIVPKQIYGVPLGGIGGGTIGRGFKGEFCRLQMKPGIYEYDIIDADQFIVTVRDSKEVTIYQNVLSTSSGPQSGNLSYWKWNFPGENAEYTALYPRSWTKYYIPECKIELICRQVSPVIPHNYKDSCLPGGVLIWTVRNFNSEDLKVSITFCMKGYKGANECGSFTYDSDDSKVTGVEIFNKINSSKCTYVIGVKEDPDVNVTSSCFNPKGSGVTLWDKLREKGGFSGKLASHVQEGQKEYFGDIAGAVCAQINVPVDTERNLEFALIWHMPFVQFRNKLATYERYYTKYFGNDDAAGIIMCHYALTHYPQWEKDIDNWQNPVLNESALPDWYKSAIFNELYFISDGGTIWVNADTDENKLQVTDVRKEFGRFAYLEGHEYRMYNTYDVHFYASFALADLWPKLQLGVQYDFRDAVTVVDDSWQWFLFNGHIGHRKEANCIPHDIGDPEEEPFIRINSYPVHDVTDWKDLNLKFVLQCYRDYVYTKDDIYLKDMWPQVKLIMNCCLKWDADNDGMIENGGFPDQTYDAWTMSGVSAYCGGLWLAALRVTVEMAATLDDKGTKEKFTPVLTQAKSVYNKKLWNGNYYDFDSSQAEDAKAIMADQLCGMWYLQASGITEPILPTENVRKALHTIYENNVKRFKNGESGAVNGMLPNGHVDKSSVQSQEVWTGVTYGLASHLIFMGMKEEGLHTAKGVYETVYNKIGMAFETPEALYENRYIRSVGYMRPLSIWSIQKALQKEKNE